The following are from one region of the Rhizobium sullae genome:
- a CDS encoding LuxR family transcriptional regulator, translated as MNIHSLVQLLVVIEECKKPENVVEELRRAVHSYGFEYYGLLRHLKQSQDPWGLVLAGHWPEQWPQTYVAKKYVLIDPTVRYLAQAQRPFRWKDSLAAYRRDPHQRRMEQMMADAHAHGLRDGYIFPIHGKSGVLGNLSVGGGPVELSPVEMSLFETVARKAFWRLLDLKGEAKALESTSLLEMPLTRRELEILHYLADGLTSIEISKVLNISNHTVDWYMNGLQDKLKAKNRQQAVALAFRHGLVI; from the coding sequence GTGAATATCCATTCTTTGGTTCAATTGCTTGTCGTCATAGAAGAATGCAAGAAGCCGGAAAACGTCGTTGAGGAGCTCCGGCGGGCCGTCCATTCCTATGGCTTCGAATATTATGGACTGCTTCGCCACCTGAAGCAGAGCCAAGATCCCTGGGGCCTCGTTCTTGCGGGGCATTGGCCCGAGCAGTGGCCGCAAACATACGTTGCAAAAAAATATGTCCTCATAGATCCAACGGTCAGGTATCTGGCGCAGGCGCAAAGGCCGTTTCGATGGAAGGACAGCCTTGCCGCCTACCGCCGCGACCCGCATCAGCGGCGCATGGAGCAGATGATGGCGGATGCCCATGCCCACGGCCTCCGCGACGGGTACATCTTCCCCATTCACGGAAAGAGCGGCGTGCTCGGAAATCTGAGCGTCGGCGGTGGGCCTGTGGAATTGTCGCCGGTCGAGATGTCGTTGTTCGAAACGGTTGCACGCAAAGCGTTCTGGCGGCTGCTCGATCTCAAGGGCGAAGCGAAGGCACTCGAAAGCACTTCATTGCTCGAGATGCCGTTGACGCGCCGGGAACTGGAAATCCTCCACTATCTGGCGGACGGCCTCACCTCGATCGAAATCAGCAAGGTGCTGAATATATCGAACCATACGGTCGATTGGTATATGAATGGGCTGCAGGACAAGCTGAAAGCCAAGAATCGGCAGCAGGCGGTGGCGCTGGCTTTCCGTCACGGGCTCGTTATCTGA
- a CDS encoding glucan ABC transporter ATP-binding protein/ permease, with protein MSLFKVYARALRYLGAYKLRVSLVVVANIVLAAITIAEPILFGRIIDAISGKGEVKPILFMWAGFAVFNTIAFVLVAREADRLAHGRRATLLTEAFGRIISMPLSWHHQRGTSNALHTLLRACETLFGLWLEFMRNHLSTVVAIALLVPTAMSMDLRLSGVLVVLGLAYWLIGRLVMSRTKDGQASVENHYHTVFSHVSDSISNVSVLHSYNRIEAETKALKGFAERLLQAQYPVLDWWALAGALNRMASTIAMMIILVIGTLLVQAGELRIGDVIAFIGFANLLISRLDQMRQFATQIFEARSKLEDFYMLEDSVREREEPAGNADIKDVKGEVEFRDVSFGFGNSSQGLHNVSFSVKAGQTVAIVGPTGAGKTTLVNLLQRVYDPDSGKILVDSHDITKVTRKSLRRYIATVFQDAGLLNRSISDNIRLGREGASEEEMRRAAEAAAAADFIETREAQYDTHVGERGNRLSGGERQRVAIARAILKDAPILVLDEATSALDVETENRVKAAIDNLRQNRTTFIIAHRLSTVREADKVLFLDNGRIVEQGSFDELSHSNGRFAALLRASGILTDEEVRKAHTTEAA; from the coding sequence GTGTCGTTATTCAAGGTCTATGCCAGAGCTTTGCGCTACCTTGGCGCTTACAAGCTCCGCGTATCCCTGGTGGTCGTTGCGAACATTGTTCTGGCCGCGATCACGATTGCGGAGCCTATCCTGTTCGGTCGCATCATCGATGCCATCTCAGGCAAGGGTGAGGTCAAGCCCATCCTGTTCATGTGGGCCGGATTTGCCGTCTTCAATACGATCGCCTTCGTTCTTGTCGCCCGCGAGGCGGACAGACTAGCCCACGGCCGGCGGGCGACTTTGCTGACGGAAGCATTCGGCCGCATCATCTCGATGCCGCTCTCCTGGCATCACCAGCGTGGCACGTCGAACGCGCTGCATACGCTGCTGCGCGCTTGCGAAACGCTGTTCGGCCTCTGGCTCGAATTCATGCGCAATCACCTCTCGACTGTCGTCGCCATTGCACTCCTGGTGCCGACCGCCATGTCCATGGACCTGCGATTGTCAGGCGTTCTGGTCGTGCTTGGTCTTGCCTACTGGCTGATTGGCCGTCTGGTCATGAGCCGCACGAAGGACGGCCAGGCTTCGGTCGAGAACCACTACCATACCGTTTTCTCGCATGTGAGCGACTCAATCAGCAACGTTTCGGTACTGCACAGCTACAACCGCATCGAGGCTGAAACCAAGGCGCTCAAGGGCTTTGCCGAGCGGCTCCTGCAGGCTCAGTACCCGGTGCTCGACTGGTGGGCGCTTGCCGGTGCGCTGAACCGCATGGCATCGACCATCGCCATGATGATTATCCTTGTGATCGGCACGCTGCTGGTTCAGGCCGGCGAACTGCGGATCGGTGACGTCATCGCCTTCATCGGCTTTGCAAACCTGCTGATCTCCCGCCTCGACCAGATGCGCCAGTTCGCTACGCAGATTTTCGAAGCCCGCTCGAAGCTTGAAGACTTCTATATGCTCGAAGACTCCGTCCGCGAGCGCGAAGAGCCGGCGGGCAATGCCGACATCAAGGATGTCAAGGGCGAAGTCGAATTCCGCGACGTCTCCTTCGGCTTCGGCAACTCGTCACAGGGCCTGCACAATGTCTCCTTCTCCGTGAAGGCCGGCCAGACGGTCGCGATCGTAGGCCCGACCGGCGCGGGTAAGACGACGCTCGTCAATCTGCTGCAGCGCGTCTACGATCCGGATAGCGGCAAGATCCTGGTGGATAGTCACGACATCACCAAGGTCACCCGCAAATCGCTGCGCCGCTACATCGCCACCGTGTTCCAGGATGCGGGTCTGCTGAACCGCTCGATCAGCGACAACATTCGTCTTGGCCGCGAAGGTGCCAGCGAGGAAGAGATGCGCCGCGCTGCTGAAGCGGCAGCTGCTGCGGACTTCATCGAGACGCGCGAGGCGCAGTATGACACGCATGTCGGCGAGCGTGGCAACAGGCTTTCAGGTGGTGAGCGTCAGCGCGTAGCAATCGCCCGCGCCATCCTCAAGGACGCACCAATCCTGGTTCTCGATGAGGCGACCAGCGCGCTGGACGTGGAAACCGAGAACCGGGTGAAGGCTGCGATCGACAACCTTCGCCAGAACCGCACCACCTTCATCATCGCGCACCGCCTGTCGACGGTTCGCGAAGCAGATAAGGTGCTTTTCCTCGACAATGGCCGGATCGTCGAACAGGGTAGCTTCGATGAACTCAGCCACAGCAATGGTCGCTTTGCCGCACTGCTTCGCGCTAGCGGTATCCTGACGGACGAGGAAGTCCGCAAGGCTCACACGACCGAAGCTGCTTAA
- a CDS encoding NAD(P)-dependent oxidoreductase, translated as MKRSITVLGTGRMGSALARALLHAGHRTTVWNRTIQKAEPLAALGATVAPSVLEAVNAAEIIIVNVSDYQATAAIMRNDAIASAVRGKLIVELTSGTPHGAREAAEFWAEHGASYLDGAIMATPDFIGTDAGTILVSGSSQAFDANEDMFRALGGNVQHIGEESGRANALDSALLALMWGALFGTLHAIAVCQAEEIDLGELAQQWNATAPVVEGLVADLIKRTNAGRFASDDETLSSISAHYGAFQHLLELMEAREIDRSVVLGYDAIFQRAIAAGQLHEDFAALSQFLGKSA; from the coding sequence ATGAAGCGTTCAATCACAGTTTTGGGAACCGGCCGTATGGGATCGGCACTCGCCCGGGCCCTGCTTCATGCGGGTCATCGGACGACGGTCTGGAACAGGACGATACAAAAGGCCGAACCACTAGCCGCGCTCGGCGCGACTGTCGCGCCATCCGTGCTGGAAGCTGTAAATGCGGCAGAGATTATCATCGTGAATGTAAGCGACTATCAGGCAACAGCAGCAATTATGCGCAACGATGCTATTGCTTCAGCCGTTCGCGGCAAACTGATCGTGGAACTGACCTCGGGAACGCCGCATGGCGCACGCGAAGCAGCTGAATTTTGGGCTGAGCACGGAGCCAGCTATCTCGATGGCGCGATCATGGCCACGCCCGATTTCATCGGCACAGATGCGGGGACGATCCTGGTCTCGGGGTCAAGTCAGGCTTTCGACGCGAACGAGGACATGTTCCGTGCCTTGGGCGGCAATGTCCAGCATATCGGGGAGGAATCGGGACGCGCGAACGCGCTTGATAGCGCGCTGCTTGCACTGATGTGGGGCGCACTTTTTGGAACGCTCCATGCGATCGCTGTGTGTCAGGCCGAAGAGATCGACCTCGGCGAATTGGCGCAGCAGTGGAACGCAACAGCGCCTGTGGTCGAGGGACTTGTCGCTGACCTCATCAAGCGGACGAATGCTGGCCGTTTTGCCAGCGACGACGAGACGCTCTCGTCAATTTCTGCACACTACGGCGCATTCCAGCATCTCTTGGAACTGATGGAGGCGCGTGAAATCGACCGCTCCGTGGTCCTCGGTTACGACGCAATCTTCCAACGGGCGATTGCAGCTGGCCAGCTACATGAAGATTTCGCGGCGTTATCACAATTTCTCGGAAAGTCCGCATAA
- a CDS encoding winged helix-turn-helix transcriptional regulator encodes MNKSTDNGFAAAIRMVEGKWKVDILCELGTASRRFGRLKHALSGISEKMLAQQLRELEADGLVDRKVFSEVPAKVVYSLTERGAGLNAAAGSLCLWAEQFGLPSCTEIANGAHLDAR; translated from the coding sequence ATGAATAAATCGACGGACAATGGCTTTGCAGCGGCAATCAGGATGGTCGAAGGAAAGTGGAAAGTAGATATACTTTGCGAACTCGGAACGGCATCACGTAGATTTGGCCGATTGAAGCACGCGCTTTCTGGCATCAGTGAAAAGATGCTGGCGCAACAATTGCGAGAACTGGAGGCCGACGGCCTTGTTGACCGGAAGGTTTTTTCCGAGGTTCCAGCGAAAGTCGTCTATTCGCTGACAGAACGAGGCGCGGGGCTCAACGCAGCAGCAGGTTCACTTTGTCTGTGGGCCGAGCAATTCGGTCTTCCCAGCTGCACTGAAATCGCCAATGGCGCACATCTGGATGCCCGCTAA
- a CDS encoding LysE family translocator, translating into MGWSEILAFLLAATFLVTSPGPNGVLIAKTVPTSGREAGFANIAGFFTAFYVHGALSIMGISIILLKSATAFTIVKYLGVAYLGWIGIKALFAAYKGNETLANVAPARPHRSLLRAFAEGFLTNGLNPKVSMFYLAVFPNFIPLNDHAIAYAFLLVFLHSMVNVVWFGSIVVLFSKLTFVARHGRFQRWLKGVTGVVFIGFGLKLATYRPTV; encoded by the coding sequence ATGGGATGGTCGGAGATACTTGCATTTTTGTTGGCGGCCACCTTTTTGGTCACCTCACCTGGGCCAAACGGAGTGCTGATTGCCAAGACTGTGCCCACGTCCGGTCGCGAGGCCGGATTTGCCAATATTGCTGGCTTCTTTACCGCGTTCTACGTGCATGGTGCACTGTCGATCATGGGCATCTCAATCATCCTACTGAAATCCGCAACCGCCTTTACGATCGTAAAATATCTTGGAGTTGCATACCTGGGCTGGATCGGGATCAAGGCGCTGTTTGCCGCGTACAAAGGGAACGAAACGCTAGCGAACGTTGCGCCTGCACGACCTCATCGAAGTCTCCTCAGAGCCTTCGCTGAGGGATTCCTGACGAATGGCTTGAATCCCAAGGTGTCGATGTTCTATCTCGCCGTATTTCCTAATTTTATACCGCTAAATGACCATGCCATAGCGTATGCCTTTCTACTCGTATTCCTGCATTCTATGGTCAATGTTGTTTGGTTTGGCTCCATAGTTGTTCTATTCTCGAAATTGACGTTCGTCGCACGGCACGGGCGCTTTCAGCGCTGGCTGAAAGGTGTGACAGGCGTCGTGTTCATCGGATTTGGGTTAAAGTTGGCAACTTATCGGCCAACCGTCTGA
- a CDS encoding LysR family transcriptional regulator: protein MKREDLNDMLWFLVVAEERSFTKAAAKLGTSQSTISHTIKNLEARMGLRLLTRTTRSVSPTEAGERLIRSLAPRIEEIETEIDELMEIRDTPSGTVRITLSDHAMESVVWPKLLPVLKDYPDIKVELNTDNAFRNIVEDRFDAGVRLGESVDRDMIAVRIGPDWRLVAVGSPAYFAARPAPRSPQELVAHNCINHRQSRSGGLYTWEFEKGDKELRVRVDGQLTFSTSYAMIDAAANGYGIAYVPENIVDNDIASGRLVQVLDDWSPMFPGYYLYYPSRRQNSPAFKVVVDALRL, encoded by the coding sequence ATGAAAAGAGAAGACCTGAACGACATGCTCTGGTTCCTCGTGGTCGCCGAGGAGCGCAGCTTCACCAAGGCGGCTGCAAAGCTCGGCACCTCGCAATCGACAATCAGCCATACGATCAAGAACCTCGAAGCGCGCATGGGCCTGCGGCTTCTGACCCGCACGACGCGCAGCGTTTCGCCCACGGAAGCCGGAGAGAGGCTCATTCGGTCGCTTGCTCCCCGGATTGAAGAGATCGAAACCGAGATCGACGAACTCATGGAAATCCGCGACACCCCGTCCGGCACGGTCAGGATCACCTTGTCCGACCACGCGATGGAAAGCGTCGTGTGGCCGAAGCTTCTGCCCGTGTTGAAGGACTATCCGGACATCAAGGTCGAACTCAACACCGACAACGCTTTCCGCAATATCGTCGAAGACCGATTTGATGCCGGGGTCAGACTGGGCGAGAGCGTCGACAGGGACATGATCGCCGTGCGGATCGGGCCGGATTGGCGTCTCGTGGCTGTCGGGTCTCCAGCGTATTTTGCCGCTCGGCCTGCGCCCCGGTCACCGCAGGAGCTTGTAGCGCACAACTGCATCAACCATCGCCAATCCCGATCCGGTGGCCTCTATACCTGGGAGTTCGAAAAGGGAGACAAGGAACTGCGTGTTCGTGTCGATGGACAGCTCACATTCAGCACGTCCTACGCGATGATCGATGCGGCAGCCAATGGCTACGGGATCGCCTACGTGCCGGAGAACATCGTCGACAACGACATCGCCTCTGGGCGATTGGTTCAGGTTCTCGACGACTGGTCGCCGATGTTTCCGGGCTACTATCTCTACTACCCGAGCAGGCGGCAGAACTCTCCCGCATTCAAGGTCGTGGTCGATGCGCTGCGCCTCTGA
- a CDS encoding MFS transporter, whose amino-acid sequence MAESAASPRGKDVPLAAAWGAVFSMALCVAVLIASEFMPVSLLSPIATDLGVTEGHMGQAISISGIFAVVTSLFVSSLTSRLDRRLVVTSLTLLLILSGIIVTVAPNYVVLMVGRALLGVAIGGFWSMSTAIVMRLVREDAVPKGLAMLNAGNAIAATISAPLGSLLGSYIGWRGAFFAVVPLALLAFVWQWISLPSLPPRRKEGSPSVLRLLARPQVAIGMASVMLLFMGQFALFTYLRPFLETVTQVSISTLSLLLLLMGLAGIVGTYCVSGLLQTRLFSILGSIPLVMAAIALLLIAFGTSSVVTAILLIAWGLFGTAAPVGWGTWLSRTMPDDAEAGGGLQVATIQLAITMGASLGGVLFDTTGWWTAFAFAAALLTGSSVLAAVAWRYNRSN is encoded by the coding sequence ATGGCAGAGAGTGCGGCCAGCCCGCGAGGTAAAGACGTCCCGTTGGCCGCAGCCTGGGGAGCGGTGTTCTCCATGGCGCTTTGCGTTGCCGTGCTGATCGCCTCGGAATTCATGCCCGTCAGCCTGCTGTCGCCGATCGCGACGGATCTCGGCGTGACAGAAGGTCATATGGGTCAGGCGATTTCGATCTCGGGCATCTTCGCTGTCGTCACCAGCCTGTTCGTGTCGTCGTTGACCAGTAGACTGGATCGTCGTCTGGTGGTGACGTCTCTTACGCTGCTCCTGATCCTCTCCGGGATCATCGTCACGGTCGCGCCGAACTATGTGGTGCTGATGGTCGGCCGCGCACTGCTCGGTGTCGCCATCGGTGGCTTCTGGTCGATGTCGACCGCCATCGTCATGCGCCTGGTGCGTGAAGACGCAGTTCCCAAGGGGCTGGCGATGCTGAACGCGGGCAATGCCATCGCCGCAACGATTTCAGCGCCGCTGGGCAGCCTGCTCGGTTCCTATATCGGCTGGCGTGGCGCGTTCTTCGCCGTGGTGCCACTCGCCCTGCTGGCCTTCGTCTGGCAGTGGATCAGCCTGCCATCTCTTCCGCCACGCCGTAAGGAAGGCTCGCCGAGCGTCCTGCGCCTGCTTGCCCGTCCGCAGGTGGCGATCGGCATGGCTTCCGTCATGCTGCTGTTCATGGGGCAGTTCGCGCTGTTCACCTATCTGCGCCCGTTCCTCGAAACCGTGACCCAGGTCTCGATCTCGACCCTTTCCCTGCTGCTCCTTCTGATGGGACTGGCAGGCATCGTCGGCACCTACTGCGTCAGCGGCCTTCTTCAAACACGGCTGTTCAGCATTCTGGGATCGATCCCGCTGGTGATGGCGGCCATCGCACTGCTGCTGATCGCATTCGGCACGTCGTCCGTCGTCACCGCCATCCTTCTGATTGCATGGGGCCTGTTCGGCACGGCCGCCCCGGTCGGCTGGGGAACATGGCTCAGTCGGACCATGCCCGACGACGCGGAGGCAGGCGGCGGCCTGCAGGTTGCCACCATCCAGCTCGCCATCACCATGGGCGCATCTCTCGGAGGCGTTCTGTTCGACACGACGGGTTGGTGGACCGCCTTTGCCTTTGCCGCCGCGCTTCTGACTGGCTCGTCCGTCCTTGCCGCTGTCGCATGGCGTTACAACCGGAGCAACTGA
- a CDS encoding cyclophilin-like fold protein: MVLNSKTFSRRAILGSMVVTAMFPPLARAQQGNDPASQEASKVKIRMTFNGQTMTATLYDNASARDFASILPLDLKIEDYSTNEKITYLPHKLTEAGSGPFKNERPGDLCYYAPWGNLALFHSGYRYSSGLIRLGRFDDGFGPLLMRGEFPLRIEQV, translated from the coding sequence ATGGTTCTGAATTCCAAGACATTCAGCCGCCGCGCCATCCTCGGGTCGATGGTCGTGACAGCGATGTTCCCGCCGCTGGCCCGAGCACAACAGGGCAACGATCCCGCAAGCCAGGAGGCGAGCAAGGTGAAGATCAGGATGACGTTCAACGGTCAGACGATGACCGCGACCCTCTACGACAACGCTTCGGCCCGCGACTTCGCGTCGATACTACCGCTGGACCTGAAGATCGAGGACTACTCGACCAACGAGAAGATCACCTACCTACCGCACAAGCTGACCGAGGCTGGGAGCGGTCCGTTCAAGAATGAGCGTCCGGGCGACCTCTGTTATTACGCGCCCTGGGGCAACCTGGCGCTCTTCCACAGCGGCTACCGCTATTCATCCGGCCTGATCCGTCTTGGCCGTTTCGACGACGGCTTCGGACCCCTGCTGATGCGCGGCGAGTTCCCGCTCCGCATCGAACAGGTTTGA
- a CDS encoding alpha/beta hydrolase → MNDKTETSAGLDRRQLLKMTGAGVAAVGAASLLGFSSAMAQDMSRGAANFYTSDKVTTQKVTFKSQYKTSVAGSLFTPKDLDRDGKTPAIIVGHPMGAVKEQSANLYATKMAEQGFVAMSIDLPFWGESEGATRNLVSPDVYAEAFSAGVDFLGSQAYVDRQRIGGIGICGSGSFIISAAKIDPRIRAIATVSMYDMGAAFRDALNKSQTVEQRKQFIATAAEHRWAEFDGGETQYIGGTVLELTADTDPIQREFYDFYRTLRGQFTPAGATVQTTTKPTLTSAVKFMNFYPFNDIETVSPRPMLFISGDQAHSKEFSQDAYNRAAEPKELIWVKGAGHVDLYDRVDLIPFDKLSTFFNQHLTA, encoded by the coding sequence ATGAATGACAAGACCGAAACCTCGGCAGGCCTCGACCGCCGCCAGCTTCTGAAAATGACTGGTGCAGGTGTGGCTGCGGTCGGAGCTGCCTCTCTGCTCGGCTTTTCGTCGGCAATGGCGCAGGACATGTCCCGTGGCGCTGCCAATTTCTACACCAGCGACAAGGTCACCACGCAGAAAGTGACGTTTAAGTCCCAGTACAAGACGAGTGTCGCAGGCAGCCTGTTCACCCCGAAAGACCTCGACCGCGATGGCAAGACACCGGCGATCATCGTCGGCCATCCCATGGGAGCCGTGAAGGAGCAGAGCGCGAACCTTTACGCAACCAAGATGGCCGAGCAGGGTTTCGTGGCGATGTCCATTGATCTGCCGTTCTGGGGCGAGAGCGAAGGTGCGACTCGTAACCTCGTCTCCCCTGACGTTTACGCCGAAGCCTTCAGCGCCGGTGTGGATTTCCTTGGCAGCCAAGCCTATGTGGATCGCCAGCGTATCGGCGGGATCGGCATCTGCGGCAGTGGCAGCTTCATCATCAGTGCAGCCAAGATCGACCCTCGCATCCGCGCCATAGCCACGGTCAGCATGTACGATATGGGTGCGGCGTTCCGCGATGCACTGAACAAGTCGCAGACCGTCGAACAGCGCAAGCAGTTCATCGCGACGGCAGCCGAACACCGCTGGGCGGAGTTTGACGGTGGAGAAACCCAGTATATCGGCGGCACGGTTCTGGAACTGACCGCCGACACCGATCCGATCCAGCGCGAGTTCTACGACTTCTACCGGACACTGCGTGGCCAGTTCACGCCCGCTGGAGCAACGGTACAAACGACGACGAAGCCGACATTGACCAGCGCCGTGAAGTTCATGAACTTCTACCCGTTCAACGACATCGAGACTGTCTCTCCGCGTCCGATGCTGTTCATCTCCGGTGACCAGGCTCATTCGAAGGAGTTCAGCCAGGATGCCTACAATCGCGCCGCCGAGCCGAAGGAGCTGATTTGGGTCAAGGGTGCCGGCCATGTCGATCTCTACGACCGGGTGGACCTCATTCCTTTCGACAAGCTCTCCACGTTCTTCAATCAGCACCTGACGGCGTGA
- a CDS encoding NAD(P)/FAD-dependent oxidoreductase: MAQHRPRIVVIGAGIIGSAISYNLAIRGADVLLMDQGQMPGSGVTGKAFGWVNVINGTPGDNSYALWREAVAEFRNLKDALPTAFSRARSGTLLWKATAQETEQFAELHRSAGENVELLQRSALLELEPRLREVPDLAAFSPNDLALDPMRLAGDLVAAAIAAGGSTRFGAAVCAIDTINGKVSGVRVGDEIIAADVVVVAAGAGVLPLTDRLGVQTGLTTSPALLLRYACNRPIINYILRGPRLEIRQASDSTLLVAKSYVENGDENGPRLIGEKMLTVMKDELDLPDEVELKSAEIGDRPIFADGLPRLGFLQEIGSLYLAVGHPGVILAPLIGRMTAEELLEGRNANSTHSPLIGGSLPSSCRLSAQSGRTEQTCS, translated from the coding sequence TTGGCACAGCATCGGCCGCGCATCGTAGTTATCGGCGCAGGGATCATCGGTTCGGCGATCTCCTACAATCTAGCTATTCGGGGTGCAGACGTCTTACTCATGGATCAAGGTCAGATGCCTGGTTCCGGCGTAACAGGTAAAGCTTTCGGCTGGGTCAACGTCATCAACGGAACGCCAGGCGATAACAGCTATGCCCTCTGGCGCGAGGCAGTCGCTGAGTTCCGGAACCTAAAAGATGCCCTGCCAACGGCTTTTTCCCGCGCTCGTTCCGGCACCCTGCTGTGGAAGGCTACGGCACAAGAAACGGAGCAGTTTGCAGAGCTTCACCGGAGCGCCGGGGAGAATGTCGAACTATTGCAACGAAGCGCTTTACTGGAATTGGAGCCACGCCTCCGCGAAGTACCAGACCTCGCCGCCTTCTCGCCAAATGATCTGGCTCTCGACCCGATGCGGCTTGCCGGAGACTTGGTAGCTGCCGCGATCGCCGCTGGTGGCTCGACTCGCTTTGGCGCGGCCGTCTGTGCCATCGACACCATCAATGGCAAGGTCTCCGGGGTACGGGTAGGGGATGAGATAATCGCCGCCGACGTCGTTGTTGTGGCAGCGGGCGCGGGTGTCCTTCCGCTGACTGATCGGCTTGGCGTTCAAACGGGTTTGACGACGTCTCCGGCCTTGCTTCTCCGTTATGCGTGTAATCGCCCTATCATTAACTATATCCTGCGTGGTCCCCGGCTGGAAATTAGACAGGCCAGCGACAGCACGCTCCTCGTTGCGAAGTCCTACGTGGAAAACGGAGACGAAAATGGCCCTCGGCTCATCGGCGAGAAAATGCTGACTGTGATGAAGGACGAGCTGGATTTGCCCGACGAGGTTGAGTTGAAAAGCGCGGAAATCGGAGATCGTCCGATTTTTGCCGACGGCTTACCGCGTCTCGGATTCCTCCAGGAGATCGGTAGTCTCTATCTCGCAGTCGGCCATCCCGGCGTCATTCTGGCACCCCTGATAGGCCGCATGACCGCAGAAGAGTTACTCGAAGGCCGAAACGCAAACTCCACACACAGTCCTCTCATAGGCGGATCCTTACCAAGCTCGTGTCGCCTGTCGGCCCAAAGCGGACGAACGGAACAAACCTGTTCGTAA
- the pyrE gene encoding orotate phosphoribosyltransferase translates to MTDGVTSDLAVLAEQIATAATLDGEFVLRSGQVSHRYFDKYRFEGMPALLKPLARAMSDLLPANTEIIAGLESGGIPLVTAISLETGLPAAFVRKEAKAYGTCRAIEGQDVAGRGVTVIEDVITTGGAVAGAYQLAAAEGANVLAVVCAIWRGDGTPRIHSVPALSVLPVFSRADLERAG, encoded by the coding sequence ATGACGGATGGAGTTACATCGGATCTGGCGGTTCTTGCCGAACAGATTGCGACTGCTGCGACGCTAGACGGCGAGTTTGTCCTTCGCTCTGGTCAGGTGTCCCATCGTTACTTTGATAAGTACCGTTTTGAAGGTATGCCTGCCCTGTTGAAGCCGCTCGCCCGCGCCATGTCCGATCTCTTGCCCGCCAATACAGAGATCATTGCCGGGCTTGAGTCGGGCGGCATTCCTCTCGTCACGGCAATTTCGTTGGAAACCGGACTACCCGCAGCATTCGTCCGTAAAGAGGCCAAAGCGTATGGCACTTGTCGCGCCATTGAGGGTCAAGATGTTGCTGGGCGTGGTGTGACGGTCATTGAGGATGTGATCACGACAGGCGGTGCAGTAGCGGGTGCCTATCAACTGGCGGCCGCCGAAGGTGCCAATGTTCTTGCAGTCGTGTGTGCTATATGGCGTGGCGACGGCACTCCGCGCATCCACAGCGTTCCTGCCTTGTCGGTGTTGCCAGTGTTTTCGAGGGCCGATTTAGAACGCGCTGGATGA